The Armatimonadia bacterium region GTACTCCATCGGTTACTTCGCGAACTCCCACTGGGGCAACGAGGGCGACTTCCAGTGGTTCGACCTGCCGGAGGCCGGGTACCGGGTCGATGGGCGCTATCGTCGCGACCGGCACCGGCACCCGATGGTCGTCCTCCGCAACAATGCCACGGGCGAGCACTTCATCTACCAGTTGGCCTGGTCGGGAGGCTATAGCTTCGAGTTCGATCTCGACGCCGACGCCGGCACGACGGATCAGGCAGCGCGACTGTTCTTCCGCGCAGGCCCGGAGGCTCCGGCCCCGCTGCGAATCGTGGCACCCGGGGAGACGGTCAGCACGCCCGAGGTACACCTGGGACCCGTCTTCGGTGATCTGGACACCGCCCTCCAGTCCATGCACGATCACCTGCGCAAGAGCGTGTTCATGCCTCAGGCCCGTGGTCGCGGTGGATGGGTAGAGTCGGGCCTTGGGCCGGAGGTGGAGATCACACCCGAGCAGGTCATGCACGCGATCGACCTCGCCGCCGAGCTTGGCGCCGAAGTCTTCTTCATTGATGCCAGTTGGTATGCCAAACCGAGAAGCAACTGGTGGCGCACCGTGGGCGACTGGGACGTGAACCACGAACGCTTCCCGGAGGGACTGAAGCCCTTCCGCGACCGCGCTCATGGGAAGGGCCTTCTGTGGGGGCTGTGGATGGACGCCGAGCGCATCGGCGAGGAGAGCAGCGTCTTCGGAGAGCATCCCGACTGGCTGGCCGCCGGATATGATGGGCAGCGGAACCTCGGAGGGCTTCTGGACCTGACGAACCCTGAGGTTGCTGACTGGATGGAGGCGCAGATCACCCGAGTCATCGAGGAGAACGAGTTGGAGTTCTTCCGCCTGGACCACAACACGCATCCCGGTCCGGGCCTGCAGACGCGACGAGAAGGCTATGTCGAGAACGGTTACCTGCGCTACTTCCAGCAGCTCTATGCCATCTACGACCGGCTGCGTGCGCGCTTCCCCGAGGTCATCTTCGAGAACTGCGCCGGGGGCGGCGGTCGCTCTGACGTTGGCCTCGTCCGGCGCTTCAGCCACACCTGGGTGACCGACTGGCAGATCGCGCCTCGCTCCTTCGCGATCACCAACGGGATGAGCATGGCCCTGCCGCCGGAGTACGTGGATCGTCTTGTGGGCGGCCAGAGCGGATACACCACCGCAGACCTCGACTTCCAGAACCGACTGCTGCTCTTTGTCCGCCCGACGGTTGGGTTCTCGAAGCCCATGGGAGCTGAGTGGAACCCCGTCCAGCTTGAGCGACTGAAGCGGTTCATCGACCTGTACAAGAGCTTCGTCCGCCCCTTCATGAGCACCGGGCGGATCTACCATCACACTCCCTGCGTATGCAATCCCGAGCCGCGGGGCTGGGGTGTCCTGGAGCTGTCCTCCCGCGAGCGCGACCGGGCCATCTGCGGCCTGTTCCAGCTCTCGGCGCCCACGGAGCCTGAGTACCTGCTGCGACTCCGCGGCCTTGACCGATCGCGAA contains the following coding sequences:
- a CDS encoding alpha-galactosidase; this encodes MSEKELAADWTDVLLTEGAEPIVTYRSGLTVYEESLTKGRFVGRGWNASGYVNYYDGRLDPNQHPMPQAFWLEMDGQLLTWDWEWQGLEEVPELEAPEGTRHVVISLRHTLRPVSVKVHTRLDGTAILTRWLEVTNTGTQPAALSSVASWSGVLQKTNRWRLHLGDSGKPLYSIGYFANSHWGNEGDFQWFDLPEAGYRVDGRYRRDRHRHPMVVLRNNATGEHFIYQLAWSGGYSFEFDLDADAGTTDQAARLFFRAGPEAPAPLRIVAPGETVSTPEVHLGPVFGDLDTALQSMHDHLRKSVFMPQARGRGGWVESGLGPEVEITPEQVMHAIDLAAELGAEVFFIDASWYAKPRSNWWRTVGDWDVNHERFPEGLKPFRDRAHGKGLLWGLWMDAERIGEESSVFGEHPDWLAAGYDGQRNLGGLLDLTNPEVADWMEAQITRVIEENELEFFRLDHNTHPGPGLQTRREGYVENGYLRYFQQLYAIYDRLRARFPEVIFENCAGGGGRSDVGLVRRFSHTWVTDWQIAPRSFAITNGMSMALPPEYVDRLVGGQSGYTTADLDFQNRLLLFVRPTVGFSKPMGAEWNPVQLERLKRFIDLYKSFVRPFMSTGRIYHHTPCVCNPEPRGWGVLELSSRERDRAICGLFQLSAPTEPEYLLRLRGLDRSRRYKVTFDNSGQTCEVDGLSLMQQGLTVRLEGALTSELLVIEAV